The genome window AATAATTTCTATATCTTCACTTAGAAAATTATAACTTAATTCAATGGTATCCAATCCCCCAGACAATCCCTCTCCAGTGGCTTTTAAATAGGCTTCCTTCGCAGTCCAAAGGGTATAAAATAGTTTTGCTTCATTTTCTTGATTTACTTGCTTTATTAACTGGAATTCACTGGGGCAAAAAAAACGTTGAGCAAGTTGTTTAAACTTTACTTGTTTACTAATATTTTCTATATCTACCCCTATTAATTGATTAGAAATTCCGTACACTATCCAATGATCAGTATGGGATAAATTGAAATGTAGGTTAGGATAATCTCTTAAAAATGGTTTTCCTTTTTGATTATAATTAAAGACAATTTTGTCTGGATTTATGTTGAGATAAATACTTAAAATAATTCTTAACTTTGCCCTACTAATACAAGTGCGATCGCCCTGTAACTTATTCTTAAAACGTTGGATTTTATCTAATTCATCTGGTGATAAAAGAGATTTGAAATAAGCTAAATCACACAAAAACTTATTAGTATTAACTGAATAAATATCTAACATATTAAAAATAATCAAGCTGGAATAAATCAATAAAACGAATGTTCAAGTCACTATTACTTAATATCAATAAACTTTTAAGCATAAATAGTAATTTAAGGTTTACTTATATACTTTTGTTTATAAAACAATAATTTTAAAACACATTTGTTACTTACTTAAAAATTTAGATTATAATACCTCTAAAAATGAAATTAAAGTAAATAATTTTTAATTATTGAATCAATGCCATGTCTAAATTTGCAACGACCATTTTTATCAGTAGCCTATTTTCACTATTTCTAGTCAGTACCCCCACTCTGGCTCAACAAAAATATCCTCTTATTTGTCGGTCTGGGGGACGTATTTCCATTAGAACACTGGCTGATGGAAGTGGAGAAATTCAAGGACTGAAACAAGGGCGAACCGCTGTCAACAGGAACAATCCAAACTCTTCTCTAGCTCCAGGGGAATGTGGATGGGAAGACAGAGCGATGAATAGTAACGAACCCACTACAATTTGTTACAGCAATGTTGCTGCTTTTAACATAACACCCATAACAACAATTATTGAAAATTTAAACTATCGTGGTGCTGGGGTTGCCAGATACCTTGTACACAACGACACAAGTAACCGCTGCATGAGAGTTAATTAGTTACCTATCAAACCATTTTTACAAAAAAACACCATGTTCCAAAACTATTTGCAAAAGTTTAGTCTTACTCTTCTTTTAAGTGTAATGACTGCTCCTCTCAACATTACTTTATCCCATGCCCAACCTCAAAGCTATGAATTAATTTGTCGAGGTGGAGGTGCTTGGCTAGTAACGACGGGGGATTTGAATACCGTGACAGAAAGGGGAAGACAATATGTATATGCTCCTGTTCGTGCTAGATTTGCCCCCGGTAATCCTAATATTGATCGCAACAGTGCTGATTTTGTTAATGCTTCTCCTAATGTAAAAGCTTTTCTGGTGCAACAAGCCCTAGCACCGGGAGAATGTTCATGGATTGACCGAGGAATGCGAAATGGTGAGCCATCAATTCTGTGTGATGTTACGGGGAAAAGTAGTGATGTGAATGCGATTCGTTACATTAATTTTATTTCTCGAAGTGAAGCCAGAGCTCGTTTGATGGTTTATAACGATAATGGTCAATGTCTCAGGGTTACGAGTTATGAAAATTTAGGAAGTGGCTTTTGATACTAAATCCCGTTTCAATAATATACTAATTAGGGCGGGGAACAGGGAACGGGGAACAGATAGTAATTGTTTATTGTCAATTGTTACACGGTGAATAATAGTAAACTCTACTAATCGGATTTGGTATGATATTACTTTTTTTGCCGAAAAACAAGATCTACACATTCTCTAAACTTTTCCTTTCATAAAAAATCCCCTCTAATAAAGGAGGGGTAAGAAAAGATAATAGTTCTTAATAATTAAGAAAACAACTTTGTGCCGATCAACATTTTGCCATTGCTACCATTACCATGGGAACCTATTTCATGGACATTTTTACTCATTTCTCTGGCTTGGTGATAACTGTCGATTTCACCTTTTTCAAAATATAACAAAGATGCCTTGCGTAAATCATCCACCGCTTTTTGCTTCGCTCCAGAATCTAAGTATAAAATACCTCTCTTGTGATAGGCTTCGGCATAATCACCATCTTTTTTGATAGCTTCAGTATAATCGGCGATCGCCCCTGAGATATTACCCAATTTACTATGACTGTTGCCCCTTTCATAGAAGAAACTAGCCGAATCAGGCTTAACCCGTAACTCTTGGGATAAAATTTCTACCTGTCGTAAATTACTAACAATCTCTTTTATCTCCTTAGTTTCCCCATTCAAAGCACTAACATTTTGGTCTAAACTATCCTTAACATTGTTTAAACGCTCATTAAAGCCTAGTTTCAAATCCTCTATCTGATTACCAAAATCAGCCTTACCCATCACCATCGCCTCCTTCAATTCCCCATGATTAGCTTCCACCATAGTATATAGAGACTCTATTTTTTGTTGTTGAGCATTAAAAGCGCCAATCAATCTTTCCTCCGACTGCTTACGGCTAAAAACATTACAACCAACCCCCACCGTAGAAGCCACCGATAAAGGAATGATTTGACCAGTAACCGCAGAGGCGATCGCCCCTAAAGCTGTGACACCCAAACCCACATAACCGAGCATATCAACTTGCTTATCCATAATCTTAAAAACCTTATTTCAAATAAAAAATAAATTAAACCAACACCGCACAATTAAGCTCAAAAACAGGAATAGCCAACTTAGCCTCCTCAGGAGTCAAAAACTCACTAATCACCTTGAGAAGTAGATCATAAGTGTCAATATTATCATCCTCAAACTTATAAGCCTTAGAAATAGTTTGAAACCAGAGCAACATATTAGTACGTAAACGCTCCATATCATCAAACAACAAAGCCGCCGCCGAATAACGCAACAAATCAACCATATCACGCTTACAAGTTACATAATAATCCTTAAACTCAGGATTACGTTTTTGCTTACCCACCTTCACCGCCTCCATAATCTCATCCGCCCCATCCCTAATTTTCATATAGGCACTCATGCGTAAATCTTTGGTCTCAAAATAATTGTCCAAAAATCTTAACTCGTAATCCTGTGCATAACGTCCATCAGCCTCAAGAGTCAAATCCGCAAATTGTTTTAACATAATAGCAACTCCTTTTGTTTTAATCTAAATAACATCTTCAGTTTGGGCAAGATACTGATCAACCTCACCCTTAGTATTTTGTAGCTGAGAAATCATCGAACGAGTAATCAACTTACCCTCCTCCACCAAGATTTTGCCAGAAATAGGGTGAAGGATATTTTTCTGAGCGCGTCTGCCAATCAAAGCATCCACATCATCAATTTGGCTCAAATACATCCCCGAAGGTAACTCAACCACCACCCCTTCGCCGATAACCCTAGCCTGACAAGCAAGACGAGAATTTGTCTTACAAGTAGTAATCACCTCCAGAGTTCTTTTTTCCCGACGATTGAGGGGCGATAAACTGTCCATACCCTCCTTAATGTAAACGTGACAAGTGGAACACATTCCCCGTCCCCCACACTCTTGCATCACATCCAAATCATTTTTTAGCAAACCAGATAACACATTATCATTAGTTTGAATTGCTGTTTCTGTGCCGATAGGATCTAACTTGATTGTTTTTGCCACAACTTTTAAATAAACCTCTAAAAACTCAATTACAAATATCTTTTTATCTTGACTCACAGAAAAAAGATTATAAACTGGTCATCTCACTACGAGAAAGCCGTTCCATAATAGTAGGGTGATCATGTCCTTCCTCTAACCATCCTTCCGTTAGTTTGATTCTTTCTGCCAAACCAATGACAAAATAATTAGCCTCAGCCCCCATAGACTCACAGCTAGTTTGTACACAGCCCAAATCTTGCCCCGTCAACTGACTAAAGAAAGAGCTTAAAATTCCCGCTTCGGGTTGACAAGAAAAATGTTTATCTTTAGGGGCTGCTGCCGCAAAAGGAGAATTAACAGTTTTCACCACAATAAAACCTTGGGGATAATAATCAAAATCAAATTCTGCTACCCCCCAACCATGGGTTTTCCAACATTGTTTGAGGCAACTAATAAACTCCGCCATCTCCATCTGAGAAAGGGGACGCTCATAATATTCGCTCACCTCACCAATAAAGCGACGGTAAAAACTTTTGCCCCACCAACGACCACAGTTATGGAGAACTACACTAGAAGCCTGTCCAATTTCCTCCTCCAAACCGTCATAAATACCCTGTAAGAGTACCTCTGGCAGCGCAATTAAACGAGAACCTTGGCGGGTTTCCAATAACCCTAATTCAAAGTCACCTTGTACATAGGCATCAGGGGAAAAGTAATTACCTTTTAACGGTTTTTTTTCGACTAAATCTGCAATAGAAATCATTAATTTATCTCCCATATCTAAAAAGTATTGTTTTAAGCCCTGACGGTATCTTTGACCAGATATTCCTTAGCTTGATTTAAGAATGGCTCTAAATCATTCATCTGAGAAGCATTAAGGAAATTTTTTAATTGTGCAACTAACAGGGAATGAACAGCGGAGTCAATAGATTGAGACTCTCTAGCTTCGACAACGTCGGTTAGCCATTCCAAAAGGCGACGTTCCAGAAATTCAGGGTTATTAAGTAACATTGCCATGGCGCTATATCTAGTAATCAATAGCCAATGTTGCAAAGAAGTTTCCAGGGCTTTTTCTTGACTATCAGAAAATTTGGCTACCAATTTATCCGCTACTGTCTGGAAAATCTCAATTTCTTGATCCCTAAGAAGGCGATAGATTGCCATTTTATTTTGAAGATTGTTGATGCAATTAGAAAAAGTTTCTAAATCATCGCTTTGTAAATAGTTGTACTCTGCTTCGTGGATCAGTTGTTGTAATTCTGGGTACATAGTTTTATCCTTAGTTAAAATAGATCAGATAAATCATTCATTTTCAATTCCGAGAAGGTAGAAGTCGGGTTGTTTTGTCTTTTCTCTATAATTGGCTTTTGGGCAATACTTGTCTTAGTCTCTTGTATTTGCTCTCCTGCCCAAGGGAATCTTTGGAAAAAATCTCCTACTTTCATTTGTAAAGAAAGGTTGGTAATAGTCGATAAATCATCATTGTTAGTGTTGAGGTGGGAAGTATAGGCAACCATTTTTTTGATGCCCTTCCAGTTATGGTGAGTGAAAAATTCTTCTACTCTTAAATTAAGGTTTGGAATAAAGTCATCTGCATTAATTAATTCTTGAGTGGTGATTACAGATGAGGGTTGATTTCTCTTAATACCACGCCAATTGGCGTTGGAGAAGAATTGCTCAACACT of Cyanobacterium sp. HL-69 contains these proteins:
- a CDS encoding V4R domain protein, which encodes MGDKLMISIADLVEKKPLKGNYFSPDAYVQGDFELGLLETRQGSRLIALPEVLLQGIYDGLEEEIGQASSVVLHNCGRWWGKSFYRRFIGEVSEYYERPLSQMEMAEFISCLKQCWKTHGWGVAEFDFDYYPQGFIVVKTVNSPFAAAAPKDKHFSCQPEAGILSSFFSQLTGQDLGCVQTSCESMGAEANYFVIGLAERIKLTEGWLEEGHDHPTIMERLSRSEMTSL
- the acpT gene encoding 4'-phosphopantetheinyl transferase AcpT, with the protein product MLDIYSVNTNKFLCDLAYFKSLLSPDELDKIQRFKNKLQGDRTCISRAKLRIILSIYLNINPDKIVFNYNQKGKPFLRDYPNLHFNLSHTDHWIVYGISNQLIGVDIENISKQVKFKQLAQRFFCPSEFQLIKQVNQENEAKLFYTLWTAKEAYLKATGEGLSGGLDTIELSYNFLSEDIEIISEDIETEWQIKNLKIDNNYLVSVAVKSKYELAEKLRIKEFEKQ
- a CDS encoding Ferredoxin, producing the protein MSQDKKIFVIEFLEVYLKVVAKTIKLDPIGTETAIQTNDNVLSGLLKNDLDVMQECGGRGMCSTCHVYIKEGMDSLSPLNRREKRTLEVITTCKTNSRLACQARVIGEGVVVELPSGMYLSQIDDVDALIGRRAQKNILHPISGKILVEEGKLITRSMISQLQNTKGEVDQYLAQTEDVI